tataaataacTTACATAAtaattattgtaatattttcatctgtagttttatattttctatcttCAAAATGTTGGTAGAAAATAATCACTCTCAAAATCTGAAAAGTTAAGTATAGACAATGAACTgacttttatttaaatttaaaatgatattatataaatttaagattgtatatattttgttgttatcaataatgtttatttattttatttattataaacgGGAAGATATTTTATTCTCGCCatcaatgttttgaaaaccaaaccgaacattGACTTGCCATTGCAGTTAGGTCAATGGTTGCACCGGTCAAACTGGgttgtaaatttaatttaatcttaaattaagtatatatatatataattatttttataagacaTTTTATCATTGTTAGAAGCTAAAATgatatgcaaataaaaagaacacttcaaaaataatataaaaatataatggaaacctaatttattcaaatagatattaaaataatataggtttctaatgaattttttttctttctaatttgCAATTTTaacttgaatttgaaaaaaataaatcagagtTTAATATCAAACTGGACCAGTTCTCAAACCGAACTTGTTGGTTTTTATCACCATTCTTAATCTTATCAGCCGGTCCGGTTCTTATTActtgattataaaaaaaaagatagtcaCCGTATCAGTTGTTAGTTTGCAACTCCACTGCTTCACCACACCATTTCTCAATCACTGAAACTGATCTATATAAATCTCTATTTTATTCTTAAGAaatcataattaattaagaGAAAGAACTTATGGTGTCTCCTTCTTTTCAAATGCTGTCCACTATTATTACATTTCTGGTAAAATTAAGAGAATTTTATCTATGATGGAGATATGCTAGAAAGAAAATGACACTGTTCATCAGGCTATCATAGTAGTTTTCACTACTCTCCACAACAATAATCATAGTGGCTTTCTAAGTCATttacaaaaaacaaattgataCAGAAGGCAGGAGAGAACATGTATATGTACATGAATCTCTCTGTATAAGCTTTCTTTGAACTCTGTTCAAGAATATAATCAACCATTCGATTATATATACTATTCGTAGCTATGGTTCTTCTGAGAAACATTTAGAGAACCACATGTACTTCAATTTCACGATCAAAGCAAAGACTCCAAAGCACGGTACGTGCATCAACCCAACAGCAGCATACCTACAACatcaattaaaaattttgttataatcGATATAAGTTAGGGGAGATGAGTTTGAGTAACGTTAACGTAAAGGGGCGTAGGATGATGACAAATCCAAGAAAGGGTATGGCCACCTGGACAAATAGATGCCACATTTGTTATACTTAATCTATTTACAGAATCATGTAAAGAAGGATAGAACCATGAGTGTTACCAGAAGGAGACACAAGCATGAACAATCCATTGGAGTATAACGAATACACCGGTCCATAACACAAAGTATGAAATCCTAAACAATGGGAACCACTGCGTAAACAAAGAAATCATCATCAATGTCATCAACACTATAACCATCATCATGTTATTATCTTTGAATAAGGAAAGGATACATATACTAACCAAAGAGTTCAAGAATGTTTCACCGAGGAGGAAAACAGCTTGACTGAATGCTTTATTACAATGAACTGTCGTAAAAAAATGTTTGGTTAGAGTTAAACATATCAGAGACAAATGACAAAATGTGTGTTAAAACTTACAAAATCTAGATTGAATTCTTTGGAAGTGAGAAAAGGGTAGATAATGAACCAAAACACACCATCTGTAAGCAATACAGCTCCTGCACAAGTCTACAAACCCCAAAAACACATGttcagagagacagagagaaaccTAACACCGAGTAACTTAAGCACATTTGGCACTTACTTGAAAAAGAATCTGAAGAATGTAACCCAATGTAGAAGCAACTTGACGTGTAGACCTATTGTATCTCTCATGTCCGTTAGAAGCTTTAAACACATTCGGGTTTTCGGCATGAATGGGAGGTCTATACGACCCCTGCTCTTCATGAATGAGAGCGGTTTCGGCTTTTGATTTCATCGAAAGGGCAGATGAAACAATCGGAGAAGAGGCAGGGGACTTGCTGTTTGGTTTCACAGTCGCGGAGGAGGCGGCGGTCTTTTTGTTGATCTTGCGGTCGCCGGGGACGTTAGGGTTGCCTTTAGGTTCCATTGGAAGCAATATGTGAGTGAAATTTTGTGTGAGTTTTATCAATCGTACTTGAAAGAAAATCTAAGAAAAGGAGTTTTATAGGAATAGGAATGATGAGGAAGATGAAAAGAATCCATTGAATGAGATGGAAAAATGATTGATTAGGGGAGTAATGGTGAAGTAATTGGATGAAACCGATATGCAGAGACGATAatcgaagaagaggaagaggcgACGGAAGTCAAATTCGGAGATCGAGAGAATATCAGGAGTACGCCTTACATCTTATAACAGGCCGAGATAAATTAAAGATCAGgcccaaaaatatcaaaattcgGAGCCCAATTGCCGAACACAACAGGTGGATTACATGACAAAATAACTACTTCCCATTGGCTAATTATAAAATCTGACGTGGACAGGTTCAGGGACTCTCATATCCCCCTTTTAATAGTGTTAGATTGGACACCAATAAAGAAGTATAAGAATTAAAGTTATTAAACCCTATTGCACTCTACACCTCGTCCTTCGCCctagtttttttgttatttattatgaGAAGCTCAATTCTTACAGTGGTATTAGGACGACATGCATGTACAAACCAATCAACATATATGTGGTCATAGACTCTTGATCATTTATCATTTGAGTCTTCGTATTTTTTTCTTCGTCTATGAATGTCATCTCAAGTTCCTTAATTTTACACATGTTCTAGTTTCATCATCTGAAAACTGGTTGTCAATCAATTCGTTTAATTAACTTTCGGTCGGGAAAAGAAAATCTTTCTTAAAGCTGGAGAGCAAAAGAATAAGAGTTGTTCAAAACCAGTGTAGCAAAGGAATCAGCTAAAGAATTGGCTTCTCTCGGAATAAACTGAAAAGAATTACTTGAACGAAAGAAACATGTTTATAGGTTGCAGCAGAATAGTTCTTAGTTCTTGCTGTGGTGGAGGCGTATCTTGGAGTATGCGGGCATGGCCGGCTCATTGGGGAGGACAAGCGATGTCCCccgtataataataattaaggagtctaatttttttataaatttatttatatatatatatataaattataaatataacaaataaaattactgattaaatatttgatatatatagttttattttcattacaaaatatacaaaatattactgattaaattttacaaataatattttatttgtatataaattttggcggataaataaatttttttgtcctAGGACTTTTAACAGTGTTGAGCCGGCCATGCATGCGGGTTGTGGTTTATAAATTGGACTAAATATCAAGTCCAATCTTCACATATAGCTTTTGAAAGTGTATCTCTCTGAAGAAAACATGTTCAGGAATACTAATTGGTCCCAAACTATTTATAGATTCTACTTTCTAGCAATATTTGGAAATAAGAGCTGTTAAAGTGGGTATTTTGGTTTCTTCTCTGTCGTGATTAGTCGAACTCTTGACCATGAAGACACTATATATCCTTGGATGGCCATCTGATTTACTAGTTGAGTTACCGATGTTGGATTCGAGGCCAAATTTTGGATTCCTACTAAATATAGTTTCTAACAGATGATAACATATTTCGCGATCGGTCTAGAGTTACTGAAGAAAACCCCAATCACCTTAAAAAATGTAACAAGCTCATGTAGAGGTCAAATACATCTTCAATTGACGTACGATCTTACGCAGACCGCATATAGCAACATCTTCGGTGGCTTAAAGACATTTCCATAAATctgtatataatattaaatgtaTCTTAGTGGACATACCCCACTCGCATATTATATTGTCACCA
The nucleotide sequence above comes from Brassica napus cultivar Da-Ae chromosome A9, Da-Ae, whole genome shotgun sequence. Encoded proteins:
- the LOC106378459 gene encoding uncharacterized protein LOC106378459, whose product is MEPKGNPNVPGDRKINKKTAASSATVKPNSKSPASSPIVSSALSMKSKAETALIHEEQGSYRPPIHAENPNVFKASNGHERYNRSTRQVASTLGYILQILFQTCAGAVLLTDGVFWFIIYPFLTSKEFNLDFWFPLFRISYFVLWTGVFVILQWIVHACVSFWYAAVGLMHVPCFGVFALIVKLKYMWFSKCFSEEP